A genomic window from Ruminiclostridium cellulolyticum H10 includes:
- a CDS encoding MgtC/SapB family protein, with translation MLIINWFSSNSEFYLSMIIRLALACLLGGFIGFEREHVHRPAGFRTHILVCVGSALVMITSEYIYYHFSSHVNTDPARLGAQVISGIGFLGAGTIIKEGISVKGLTTAASLWAVSCVGIAIGIGFYSGAFIATAFIFLTLVVAKKTQSRRTVKKSLRLYVHTQIKKGEVNKLSMIIQEMGAVIKKTDFISSERDGEMVIRFTLDSSMEVSIAEIIEAILCNDAVRRVYEEI, from the coding sequence ATGTTAATTATAAATTGGTTTAGCAGTAACTCGGAGTTTTATTTGTCAATGATAATAAGGTTGGCATTGGCTTGCCTACTTGGCGGTTTCATAGGCTTTGAAAGAGAACATGTACATAGGCCCGCCGGTTTTAGAACACACATACTTGTTTGTGTTGGTTCAGCTCTGGTAATGATAACTTCTGAATATATCTATTACCATTTTTCTTCCCATGTAAATACCGATCCGGCACGACTGGGAGCACAAGTCATCAGCGGAATCGGCTTTCTGGGGGCAGGAACAATAATAAAAGAAGGAATAAGTGTCAAGGGACTGACTACAGCAGCAAGTCTGTGGGCAGTATCCTGTGTGGGGATAGCTATAGGAATAGGATTTTACAGCGGAGCCTTTATTGCTACTGCATTTATTTTTCTTACACTTGTTGTAGCAAAAAAGACACAGAGCAGAAGGACTGTTAAAAAAAGCCTACGTTTGTATGTGCATACCCAAATTAAAAAGGGCGAAGTAAACAAGCTTTCAATGATTATTCAGGAAATGGGAGCTGTAATCAAAAAGACGGACTTTATAAGCAGTGAGAGGGATGGGGAAATGGTTATCAGGTTCACTTTAGATTCCAGTATGGAGGTTTCGATTGCGGAGATTATAGAAGCTATTCTTTGCAACGACGCAGTAAGGCGGGTTTACGAGGAAATCTAG
- a CDS encoding cation-translocating P-type ATPase, which yields MSVTESMLDFTNPDNLLSKGLTDKEARRKLEKHGPNLLSERKRISPIKILFEQFTDLMVIILMISTVISGFMGEMTEAITIIAIIVVNAIMGFVQEYRTERTMEALKSLAAPYAKVIRNEQQASIPAEDIVPGDVIVLETGDRIAADAAILECNSLHIDESLLTGESLPVEKHQLKNKNVLMDPFDKKSSVYMGTVVTGGRAKAVVYATGMKTEMGSIADMIQNIEDDETPLQKRLGHLGKFIAVGCLIICAIVSFTGIIRGEKLFNMLLSGISLAVAAVPEGLPAIVTISLALGVQRMLKRNALIRKLPAVETLGCASVICSDKTGTLTENKMTVRKMYASGYRLDITGNGYNLEGNFLVDNKPTDPVRVDGIRLALEIGALCNNSVISHPVPEHTTVGKIKSIFSKQESFKISGDPTEIALTIAAAKAGINETYLKRSYKRIDEIPFDSERKCMSIICKNNCGELLVFTKGAPDVIIDKCSRILSSRGVIKLDELTRRSIIKLNDTMANDALRVIGVAYRKLETGKYNPGKTNIENELIFVGLMGMIDPPRKEAVEAVRKCRLAGIKPVMITGDHKLTATAIAKELNIYSMGDQVLTGRELDVMNEAQLEKIADSVSVYARVSPKHKLMIVRALKKTGHIVAMTGDGVNDAPAVKEADIGVSMGITGTDVTKEASSMILLDDNFATIIAAVEEGRVIYNNIRKFIRYMLACNLGEVLTMFLGMLLWLPIPLMPIQILWVNLVTDGLPAIALGLDPPENDIMFRRPRGAHDSIFSHGLLKLIIARGIFIGLSTLGIFVTVMYFVNNVELARTAAFMTLVLTQLVHVFECKSETRNIFEIDIFNNMPLVLAIICSLAMILAVVYIPSLQGIFETVPLGLNEWMLIAGFSLMGPVLSSLIGINRKNKYC from the coding sequence ATGAGTGTAACAGAATCCATGCTTGACTTTACTAACCCCGACAACCTTTTATCAAAGGGCCTTACTGATAAGGAGGCCAGAAGAAAGCTAGAAAAGCACGGACCCAATCTGTTGTCGGAAAGAAAAAGAATTTCCCCGATTAAAATCCTGTTTGAACAGTTTACTGATTTAATGGTTATAATCCTTATGATTTCAACTGTTATTTCTGGTTTTATGGGTGAAATGACAGAAGCAATTACAATAATAGCAATAATAGTAGTAAATGCCATAATGGGATTTGTGCAGGAGTACAGGACCGAAAGAACCATGGAGGCGTTAAAATCTCTTGCGGCACCCTATGCAAAGGTCATCAGAAATGAGCAGCAGGCAAGTATACCTGCGGAGGATATAGTTCCAGGAGATGTTATTGTCCTTGAAACGGGGGACAGGATAGCAGCAGATGCGGCCATACTTGAATGTAACAGCCTTCACATTGACGAATCGCTTTTGACTGGTGAATCACTGCCGGTTGAAAAACACCAGTTAAAGAACAAAAATGTCTTGATGGACCCATTTGATAAGAAATCCTCTGTATATATGGGAACAGTTGTAACTGGAGGAAGAGCTAAAGCAGTAGTATATGCTACGGGTATGAAAACTGAAATGGGCAGCATAGCCGACATGATTCAGAATATAGAGGACGACGAAACTCCTCTGCAAAAGAGGTTGGGGCATCTCGGAAAATTTATAGCCGTAGGGTGTCTGATTATATGTGCAATAGTATCGTTTACGGGAATAATAAGAGGCGAAAAGCTTTTCAACATGTTATTGTCAGGAATAAGTCTGGCAGTTGCGGCCGTTCCAGAAGGATTGCCTGCAATTGTTACTATTTCTCTTGCATTGGGTGTCCAGAGAATGCTAAAAAGAAATGCACTTATACGCAAGCTGCCAGCGGTAGAGACTCTTGGCTGTGCAAGCGTTATTTGTTCTGACAAAACAGGAACCCTTACTGAAAATAAAATGACAGTGAGGAAAATGTATGCATCAGGCTATCGGCTTGACATAACAGGTAATGGTTACAATCTGGAAGGGAATTTTCTTGTTGATAACAAGCCTACTGACCCGGTCAGGGTTGATGGAATAAGGCTGGCATTAGAAATAGGTGCATTATGTAATAACTCAGTAATTTCGCATCCTGTGCCGGAGCATACGACGGTGGGAAAAATTAAATCAATTTTTTCAAAGCAGGAAAGCTTCAAGATTTCTGGTGACCCTACAGAAATTGCTTTGACCATAGCTGCGGCGAAGGCAGGAATAAACGAAACCTATCTGAAAAGATCATATAAACGTATTGATGAGATACCCTTTGACTCAGAAAGAAAATGTATGTCCATTATATGTAAAAATAATTGCGGAGAGCTGCTGGTATTCACAAAAGGAGCACCTGACGTGATTATTGATAAGTGCAGCAGGATATTATCGTCACGAGGTGTTATCAAACTGGATGAGCTGACCAGAAGATCAATAATAAAGCTTAATGATACAATGGCTAATGACGCTTTGAGAGTTATAGGGGTAGCATACAGAAAACTTGAGACCGGTAAATATAATCCGGGTAAAACAAATATTGAAAATGAACTTATTTTTGTTGGCTTAATGGGAATGATTGATCCCCCAAGAAAGGAAGCCGTTGAAGCAGTGCGTAAATGCAGACTGGCAGGAATAAAACCTGTTATGATAACAGGCGACCACAAGCTGACAGCTACTGCTATAGCAAAGGAATTAAACATATATTCAATGGGCGATCAGGTACTCACAGGCCGGGAACTTGACGTGATGAACGAAGCCCAGCTTGAAAAAATAGCGGATTCCGTATCTGTCTATGCAAGAGTATCTCCAAAGCATAAGCTTATGATTGTAAGGGCCTTGAAAAAGACAGGGCACATAGTTGCTATGACAGGAGATGGAGTTAACGATGCACCTGCGGTAAAAGAGGCCGATATCGGTGTATCTATGGGCATAACGGGAACAGATGTAACCAAGGAAGCTTCCTCAATGATACTGCTTGATGATAATTTCGCTACAATAATTGCGGCAGTGGAAGAGGGACGTGTAATTTACAATAATATTAGAAAATTTATAAGATATATGCTTGCGTGTAACCTTGGAGAAGTATTAACCATGTTCTTGGGAATGTTGCTGTGGCTCCCGATACCACTCATGCCAATACAGATTTTGTGGGTAAACCTTGTTACTGACGGGCTGCCTGCTATTGCCCTGGGCCTTGATCCGCCTGAAAATGATATAATGTTCCGACGTCCAAGAGGTGCACATGATAGTATATTCTCCCATGGTTTGTTGAAATTGATAATAGCCAGAGGGATATTTATAGGATTAAGTACTCTGGGTATATTTGTAACCGTCATGTATTTTGTAAATAATGTAGAGCTTGCCCGTACGGCGGCGTTTATGACTCTGGTACTTACCCAGTTGGTCCATGTATTTGAATGTAAATCTGAAACAAGGAATATATTTGAAATCGATATATTTAATAATATGCCTTTGGTACTGGCTATTATTTGTTCTCTTGCCATGATACTTGCTGTTGTATATATACCTTCGCTTCAAGGTATATTTGAAACGGTTCCTTTGGGATTAAACGAGTGGATGCTCATTGCCGGATTTTCACTTATGGGGCCTGTGCTGTCAAGTCTTATCGGAATAAACAGAAAAAATAAATATTGCTAA
- a CDS encoding ABC transporter ATP-binding protein → MIEIQNLTKSYGQIKAVDDISFTVEKGEVLGFLGPNGAGKSTTMNIITGFIPSTEGTVKVNGFDIMESPAEVKRRIGYLPELPPLYMDMTVSEYLGFAADLKNVSKKQKKSQMADIMELVKLTDVRGRLVKNLSKGYKQRVGLAQALMGNPEVLILDEPTVGLDPKQIIEIRKLIKALGKQHTIILSSHILPEVSAVCERVVIINKGKIAAVDTPENLSKGMGTVSKLSATIVGPKSSIIGFIQGIYGIKYVEPHVEKDTDVVEYIIESDKEIDVRRPLFFAMAKAGYPIIELKSLDLTLEDIFLQITTQEKEVI, encoded by the coding sequence ATGATTGAAATTCAGAATTTGACCAAAAGTTATGGTCAGATAAAGGCTGTAGACGATATAAGTTTTACAGTTGAGAAAGGTGAAGTACTTGGTTTCCTAGGACCTAACGGTGCCGGAAAATCAACTACCATGAATATCATTACAGGGTTTATACCTTCAACAGAGGGAACTGTAAAAGTTAACGGTTTTGATATTATGGAAAGTCCAGCGGAAGTAAAAAGAAGAATAGGTTATTTGCCTGAACTGCCGCCATTGTATATGGATATGACAGTATCAGAGTATCTGGGCTTTGCAGCTGATTTAAAAAATGTAAGTAAAAAGCAGAAGAAAAGCCAGATGGCTGATATCATGGAATTAGTCAAATTGACAGATGTCAGAGGCCGGCTGGTAAAAAATCTTTCAAAAGGATACAAGCAAAGAGTTGGCTTAGCTCAGGCACTTATGGGTAATCCCGAAGTACTGATTCTTGATGAACCTACAGTTGGCCTTGACCCAAAGCAGATAATAGAAATCAGAAAGCTGATAAAGGCTCTTGGAAAGCAGCATACCATAATATTAAGCTCACATATTCTGCCTGAAGTTAGTGCTGTTTGTGAAAGAGTTGTTATTATCAACAAGGGTAAAATAGCAGCAGTGGATACCCCTGAAAACCTTTCAAAAGGAATGGGTACTGTTAGTAAGCTTTCTGCTACAATCGTCGGACCTAAGAGTTCAATCATTGGATTTATTCAGGGAATTTACGGGATAAAATATGTAGAACCCCATGTAGAAAAGGATACGGATGTTGTGGAATACATCATCGAGTCCGACAAGGAAATTGACGTAAGACGTCCTCTTTTCTTTGCTATGGCAAAAGCAGGATACCCCATCATAGAGTTAAAATCTCTGGATCTTACTCTCGAAGATATATTCCTGCAGATTACCACACAGGAAAAGGAGGTTATATAA